Proteins encoded in a region of the Esox lucius isolate fEsoLuc1 chromosome 9, fEsoLuc1.pri, whole genome shotgun sequence genome:
- the LOC106023908 gene encoding uncharacterized protein LOC106023908 isoform X3 → MTDPQFPPSKDPYTPPDSETPCPSSTLTTGPGSSPFTQKKDFTAAVSSKRSRASSSTESRGNTPIGSQRDLSDVDSDQMDFTFAATVAKRSRDTCLSENRANHSQMSMTSDEDFDVLSDDQMNYPHFIPAEENSDSTDSETPCTPSTPSPKSKPGPVKQKKSMSTLTIKTCSKTKDGKRLYDKKHFCIYCMKPNSKISRHLERKHGDEEDVARACSFPKGSKKRSALLEELRNKGDYQHNILVLEEGKGEIVTWRQPPGSASIEDYLPCSHCLAFFVKSMLWRHELSCRPKKEGEKGSKVIETSVPRKRVQSLASHLIPICKSTLQESLKTVDKSQQESATFLHSDFSFDATVATKKSRLSSSTKTRATRPRSQRVPNYTFSDQMSLTSDEDFDVLSDDQMNYPHFIPAEENSDSTDSETPCTPSTPSPKSKPGPVKQKKSMSTLTIKTCSKTKDGKRLYDKKHFCIYCMKPNSKISRHLERKHGDEEDVARACSFPKGSKKRSALLEELRNKGDYQHNILVLEEGKGEIVISRKSPGSASIEDYLPCSHCLGFFVKSELRRHESLCQPKNEEKRSRNNEETEPRKRVQSLVSHLISVSKSVSEGSQKIVKKPQQESAACLHSDFTFDATVATKKSRLSSSTKTRATRPRSQRVPNYTFSDQMSLTSDEDFDVLSDDQMNYPHFIPAEENSDSTDSETPCTPSTLSPKSKIDPIEQEKSMSTLTIKTCSKTKDGKRLYDKKHFCIYCMKPNSKISRHLERKHGDEEDVARACSFPKGSKKRSALLEELRKKGDYQHNILVLEEGKGEIVTWRQPPGSASIEDYLPCSHCLGFFVKSKLWRHESSCRPKKEGEKGSRKRVQSIASHLIPISKSASEGCQKIIHKMQQDSVAFHIRNDLLICQLGDCLYAERGHELSQHGYICKRLREVGRLMLVLKELDNSVKHLQDVCKPSRFELVLEAAKKVSRFNPDVIDYTKTSLVIRIGHSLTKAAECLASRSVINGDVETHAEANKFVKLMTSSWRGYVTSNAHRSIKQKNCNKEDAVPLTEVVKVLQSC, encoded by the exons ACTTTACTTTTGCTGCCACGGTCGCCAAGAGATCCAGAGACACTTGTCTGTCTGAGAACCGAGCCAACCACAGCCAAATGAGCATGACGTCAGATGAGGATTTTGACGTGTTGTCAGATGATCAAATGAATTATCCCCACTTCATCCCAGCAGAGGAAAACTCTGATtcaacagacagtgagacaccCTGCACGCCCTCTACCCCGTCCCCAAAGTCTAAACCCGGCCCTGTCAAACAGAAGAAAAGCATGTCTACATTAACAATCAAAACCTGCAGTAAGACCAAGGATGGGAAAAGGCTCTATGACAAAAAGCATTTCTGTATATACTGCATGAAACCCAATTCTAAAATATCCAGGCACTTAGAAAGAAAGCATGGAGATGAGGAGGACGTAGCCCGGGCTTGTAGCTTCCCGAAAGGCTCTAAGAAAAGGTCAGCCTTACTTGAAGAGCTGAGAAACAAAGGTGACTATCAACACAACATCTTAGTGCTTgaagaggggaagggagagatcGTTACATGGAGACAACCCCCAGGAAGTGCTTCCATTGAGGACTACCTGccctgttctcactgtctggcTTTTTTTGTGAAGAGCATGTTATGGAGGCACGAGTTGTCATGTAGGCCGAAAAAGGAAGGAGAAAAGGGGTCAAAGGTTATTGAAACATCAGTCCCCAGGAAGAGGGTTCAATCTCTAGCTTCCCATCTGATCCCAatctgtaaaagtactttgcAAGAATCCCTGAAGACTGTAGACAAATCACAACAAGAATCAGCAACATTTCTGCATTCAG ACTTCAGTTTTGATGCCACGGTCGCTACCAAGAAGTCCCGGCTCTCCAGTTCGACCAAGACCAGGGCCACCCGTCCCCGCTCCCAGAGAGTCCCTAATTACACGTTTTCTGACCAAATGAGCTTGACGTCAGATGAGGATTTTGACGTGTTGTCAGATGATCAAATGAATTATCCCCACTTCATCCCAGCAGAGGAAAACTCTGATtcaacagacagtgagacaccCTGCACGCCCTCTACCCCGTCCCCAAAGTCTAAACCCGGCCCTGTCAAACAGAAGAAAAGCATGTCTACATTAACAATCAAAACCTGCAGTAAGACCAAGGATGGGAAAAGGCTCTATGACAAAAAGCATTTCTGTATATACTGCATGAAACCCAACTCTAAAATATCCCGGCACTTAGAAAGAAAGCATGGAGATGAGGAGGACGTAGCCCGGGCTTGTAGCTTCCCAAAAGGCTCTAAGAAAAGGTCAGCCTTGCTTGAAGAGCTGAGAAACAAAGGTGACTATCAACACAACATCTTAGTACTTgaagaggggaagggagagatcGTTATATCACGGAAATCCCCAGGAAGTGCTTCCATTGAGGACTACCTGccctgttctcactgtctgggtTTTTTTGTAAAGAGCGAGTTAAGAAGACACGAGTCATTATGTCAGccaaaaaatgaagaaaaaaggtCTCGTAACAACGAAGAAACAGAGCCTAGGAAGAGAGTTCAGTCACTAGTCTCCCATCTGATTTCAGTTTCTAAAAGTGTTTCAGAAGGATCCCAGAAGATTGTAAAGAAACCACAACAAGAATCCGCTGCATGTCTTCATTCAG ACTTCACTTTTGATGCCACAGTTGCTACCAAGAAGTCCCGGCTCTCCAGTTCGACCAAGACCAGGGCCACCCGTCCCCGCTCCCAGAGAGTCCCTAATTACACGTTTTCTGACCAAATGAGCTTGACGTCAGATGAGGATTTTGACGTGTTGTCAGATGATCAAATGAATTATCCCCACTTCATCCCAGCAGAGGAAAATTCTGATtcaacagacagtgagacaccCTGCACGCCCTCTACCCTGTCCCCAAAGTCTAAAATTGACCCTATTGAACAGGAAAAAAGCATGTCTACATTAACAATCAAAACCTGCAGTAAGACCAAGGATGGGAAAAGGCTCTATGACAAAAAGCATTTCTGTATATACTGCATGAAACCCAATTCTAAAATATCCAGGCACTTAGAAAGAAAGCATGGAGATGAGGAGGACGTAGCCCGGGCTTGTAGCTTCCCGAAAGGCTCTAAGAAAAGGTCAGCCTTGCTTGAAGAGCTGAGAAAAAAAGGTGACTATCAACACAACATCTTAGTGCTTGAAGAGGGTAAGGGAGAGATCGTTACATGGAGACAACCCCCAGGAAGTGCTTCCATTGAGGACTACCTGccctgttctcactgtcttggTTTTTTTGTAAAAAGCAAGTTATGGAGACACGAGTCATCATGTAGGCCAAAAAAGGAAGGAGAAAAGGGGTCAAGGAAGAGGGTCCAATCTATAGCATCCCATCTGATCCCAATCTCTAAAAGTGCTTCGGAAGGCTGCCAAAAGATCATCCACAAAATGCAACAAGATTCAGTGGCTTTTCACATACGAAACGACCTGTTAATTTGTCAGTTAGGGGACTGTTTGTATGCAGAGCGCGGTCATGAGTTGTCCCAGCATGGCTACATCTGCAAAAGACTGCGGGAAGTGGGTAGACTCATGCTGGTGCTCAAAGAGCTTGATAACAGTGTAAAGCACCTACAGGACGTCTGTAAACCGAGCCGGTTCGAACTGGTTCTTGAAGCAGCAAAGAAGGTCAGCAGGTTCAATCCGGATGTAATTgactacacaaaaacaagtttgGTTATTAGGATAGGACACTCACTTACCAAAGCAGCAGAGTGTTTAGCTAGCAGAAGTGTAATAAATGGGGACGTAGAGACTCATGCAGAGGCAAACAAATTTGTGAAACTAATGACCTCTTCGTGGAGAGGGTACGTAACTTCTAATGCACACAGGTCAATCAAACAGAAAAATTGTAACAAAGAAGATGCCGTTCCATTGACGGAAGTCGTGAAGGTCCTCCAATCATGCTAA